A single Prochlorococcus marinus XMU1410 DNA region contains:
- a CDS encoding inorganic diphosphatase, producing MANLNQPPSRVTPNLLHILNAFTDSSNTIINTIVELNSNTINKYELITETGHLKLDRVGYSSLAYPFAYGCIPRTWDEDGDPLDVEIVGVTEPLIPGSIVEARIIGVMKFDDGGEVDDKVIAVLADDKRMDHISSYEDLGDHWLKETKYYWEHYKDLKKPGTCTVNGFFGIEEAVKVIKDCEERYKKEIDPKLVN from the coding sequence ATGGCAAATCTAAATCAGCCCCCAAGCAGGGTTACCCCCAACTTATTGCACATACTAAATGCTTTCACTGATAGCTCAAATACAATAATAAACACTATTGTTGAATTGAACTCTAATACCATAAATAAATATGAATTAATTACAGAAACGGGCCATCTTAAACTTGATAGGGTAGGTTATTCATCACTTGCGTATCCTTTTGCTTATGGATGTATTCCTAGGACATGGGATGAAGATGGAGATCCACTTGATGTAGAAATTGTTGGAGTAACTGAGCCATTGATACCCGGATCTATTGTAGAAGCAAGGATTATTGGGGTCATGAAATTTGATGATGGTGGAGAGGTCGATGATAAGGTAATAGCGGTTCTCGCGGATGATAAAAGAATGGATCATATCTCAAGTTATGAAGACCTTGGAGATCATTGGTTAAAAGAAACAAAGTATTATTGGGAGCACTACAAAGATCTAAAAAAACCAGGAACATGTACTGTAAATGGTTTTTTTGGGATAGAAGAAGCTGTTAAAGTGATTAAAGATTGTGAAGAGAGATATAAAAAAGAAATTGATCCTAAATTAGTAAATTAA
- the hemC gene encoding hydroxymethylbilane synthase — protein MTNLKLKIASRRSKLAMVQTLWVKDQLERNIPNLEVSIEAMATQGDKILDVALAKIGDKGLFTKELEAQMLVGHADIAVHSLKDLPTNLPNGLKLGCITKREDPADALVVNKKNDCHKLETLPEGSIIGTSSLRRLAQLRNKYPHLVFKDIRGNVITRIEKLDAGEFDCIILAAAGLKRLGFESRIHQIIPSEISLHAVGQGALGIECKSDDKKVLEIINILEDKPTSQRCLAERAFLRELEGGCQVPIGVNSKIQNEQLCLTGMVASLDGKRLIKDQSIGNINDPEEVGKELAKKLKQQGAEEILSEIFEKFREK, from the coding sequence ATGACTAATTTAAAGCTAAAAATAGCTAGTAGAAGAAGTAAGCTAGCAATGGTTCAAACTTTATGGGTTAAAGATCAACTAGAAAGGAATATTCCCAATTTAGAGGTATCTATAGAAGCTATGGCAACTCAAGGTGACAAAATCCTTGATGTAGCCTTAGCAAAAATAGGCGACAAAGGCTTATTTACAAAAGAACTTGAAGCACAAATGCTCGTAGGCCATGCAGATATAGCTGTACATTCTCTGAAAGATTTACCAACCAATTTGCCTAATGGCCTTAAATTAGGATGCATTACAAAAAGGGAGGATCCTGCAGATGCTTTAGTAGTAAACAAAAAAAATGACTGTCATAAACTAGAAACCTTACCTGAAGGTTCGATTATTGGAACAAGCTCTCTAAGAAGACTTGCACAATTAAGAAATAAATACCCACATCTTGTTTTCAAAGATATAAGGGGAAATGTTATTACAAGAATTGAAAAATTAGATGCAGGAGAATTTGATTGTATAATTCTCGCGGCCGCTGGTTTAAAGAGATTAGGCTTTGAATCAAGAATTCACCAGATTATCCCAAGTGAAATTTCCCTTCATGCCGTTGGCCAAGGAGCACTAGGCATTGAATGTAAATCTGATGATAAAAAAGTTTTAGAAATTATAAATATTTTAGAAGATAAACCCACCAGTCAAAGATGTCTAGCAGAAAGGGCTTTTTTAAGAGAGCTTGAAGGTGGATGCCAAGTCCCAATAGGTGTGAATAGTAAAATTCAGAATGAACAACTTTGCCTTACTGGTATGGTTGCATCTCTTGATGGGAAAAGGCTTATTAAAGATCAATCTATTGGCAATATTAATGATCCCGAAGAAGTAGGCAAAGAACTAGCTAAAAAATTAAAGCAGCAAGGTGCAGAAGAAATACTAAGCGAAATATTTGAAAAATTTAGAGAAAAATAA